A window of the Thermus albus genome harbors these coding sequences:
- the trxA gene encoding thioredoxin, which produces MAKPIEVTDANFDQTLAGYPLVLVDFWAEWCAPCRMIAPILEELAKEYEGKLVVAKLDVDENPKTAMRYRVMSIPTVILFKNGQPVEVLVGAQPKRNFEAKIQKHLPPSA; this is translated from the coding sequence CAACTTTGACCAGACCCTGGCCGGATATCCCTTGGTCCTGGTGGACTTCTGGGCGGAGTGGTGCGCCCCTTGCCGCATGATCGCCCCCATCCTGGAGGAGTTGGCCAAGGAGTACGAGGGGAAGCTGGTGGTGGCCAAGCTGGATGTGGACGAAAACCCCAAGACGGCCATGCGCTATAGGGTCATGAGCATCCCCACCGTGATCCTCTTCAAAAACGGCCAGCCGGTGGAGGTGCTGGTGGGAGCCCAGCCCAAGCGCAACTTTGAGGCCAAGATTCAGAAGCACCTGCCGCCAAGCGCATGA